From the genome of Oncorhynchus gorbuscha isolate QuinsamMale2020 ecotype Even-year linkage group LG18, OgorEven_v1.0, whole genome shotgun sequence:
ccaacagcgagttgcagtaatccagacgggagatgacaagtgcctggattaggacctgcgccgcttcctgtgtgaggcagggtcgtactctgcggatgttgtagagcatgaacctacaggaacgggccaccgccttgatgttagttgagaacgacagggtgttgtccaggatcacaccaaggttcttggcgctctgggaggaggacacaatggagttgtcaaccgtgatggcgagatcatggaacgggcagtccttccccgggaggaagagcagctccgtcttgccgaggttcagcttgaggtggtgatccgtcatccacactgatatgtctgccagacatgcagagatgcgattcgccacctggtcatcagaagggggaaaggagaagattaattgtgtgtcgtctgcatagcaatgataagagagaccatgtgaggttatgacagagccaagtgacttggtgtatagcgagaataggagagggccaagaacagagccctggggacaccagtggtgagagcgcgtggtgaggagacagattctcgccacgccacctggtaggagcgacctgtcaggtaggacgcaatccaagcgtgggccgcgccggagagatgcccaactcggagagggtggagaggaggatctgatggttcacagtatcgaaggcagccgatagatctagaaggatgagagcagaggagagagagttagctttagcagtgcggagcgcctccgtgatacagaggagagcagtctcagttgaaagactagtcttgaaacctgactgatttggatcaagaaggtcattcagagagagatagcgggagagctggccaaggacggcacgttcaagagttttggagagaaaagaaagaagggatactggtctgtaattgttgacatcggagggatcgagtgtaggttttttcagaaggggtgcaactctcgctctcttgaagacggaagggacgtagccaacggtcagggatgagttgatgagcgaggtgaggtaagggagaaggtctccggaaatggtctggagaagagaggaggggatagggtcaagcgggcaggttgttgggcggccggccgtcacaagacgcgagatttcatctggagagagaggggagaaagaggtcagagcatagggtagggcagtgtgagcagaaccagcggtgtcgtttgacttagcaaacgaggatcggatgtcgtcgaccttcttttcaaaatggttgacgaagtcatctgcagagagggaggagggggagggggcggaggattcaggagggaggagaaggtggcaaagagcttcctagggttagaggcagaagcttggaatttagcgtggtagaaagtggctttagcagcagagacagaggaggaaaatgtagagaggagggagtgaaaggatgccaggtccgcagggaggcgagttttcctccatttccgctcggctgcccggagccctgttctgtgagctcgcaatgagtcatcgagccacggagcgggaggggaggaccgagccggcctggaggataggggacatagagagtcaagggatgcagagagggaggagaggagggttgaggaggcagaatcaggagataggtgggagaaggtttgagcggagggaagagatgataggatggaagaggagagagtagcgggggagagagagcgaaggttgggacggcgcgataccatccgagtaggggcagtgtgggaggtgttggatgagagcgagagggaaaaggatacaaggcagtggtcggagacttggaggggagttgcaatgaggttagtggaagaacagcatctagtaaagatgaggtcgagcgtattgcctgccttgtgagtaggggggaaggtgagagggtgaggtcaaaagaggagaggagtggaaagaaggaggcagagaggaaagagtcaaaggtagacgtggggaggttaaagtcgcccagaactgtgagaggtgagccgtcctcaggaaaggagcttatcaaggcatcaagctcattgatgaactctccgagggaacctggagggcgataaatgataaggatgttaagcttgaaagggctagtgactgtgacagcatggaattcaaaggaggcgatagacagatgggtaaggggagaaagagagaatgaccacttgggagagatgaggatcccggtgccaccaccccgctgaccagacgctctcggggtgtgcgagaacacgtgggcggacgaagagagagcagtaggagtagcagtgttgtctgtggtgatccatgtttccgtcagggccaagaagtcgagggactggagggaggcatgggctgagatgaactctgccttgttgaccgcagattggcagttccagaggctaccggagacctggaactccacgtgggtcgtgcgcgctgggaccaccagagtagggtggccgcggccacgcggtgtggagcgtttatCCCCAGTCCTAACTGTTTATCCCCCAGTCCTAACTGTTTATCCCCCAGTCCTAACTGTTTATCCCCCAGTCCTAACTGTTTATCCTCCAGTCCTAACTGTTTATCCCCAATCCTAACTGTTTAACCCCAATCCTAACTGTTTATCTCCCGGTCCTAACCCTTTATTCCCCAATCCTAACTGTTTATCCCCAATTCTAACTGTTTATCCCCTATCTTAACCCTTTATTCCCCAATCCTAACTGTTTATCCCCAATCCTTAACCCTTTATCCCCCAATCCTAAATGTGTATCCCCCAATCCTAACCCTTTATTCCACAAATCCTAAATGAATAtcccccaatcctaaccctaGTCCTTTTCCTTCCTCTGCTTTGGGAATTCCAGTGATGAGGTGTGGAGTTCCAGGTTACTCAggctgtcaggagagagagagatagtggtgaGGTGTGGAGTGCCcgtttaaccccccccccccccattctttGTACCAACTCAGACTGGAGAATTCTCCAACCCCCCCTACTTTGTACCAACTCAGACTGGAGAATTCTCCAACCCCCCCCTACTTTGTACCAACTCAGACTGGAGAATTATCCTACCCCCCTACTTTGTACCAACTCAGACTGGAGAATTCTCCTACCCCCCTACTTTGTACCAACTCAGACTGGAGAATTCTCCTACCCCCCTACTTTGTACCAACTCAGACTGGAGAATTCTCCTACCCCCCTACTTTGTACCAACTCAGACTGGAGAATTCTCCAACCCCCCTACTTTGTACCAACTCAGACTGGAGAATTCTCCAACCCCTCCGTACTTTGTACCAACTCAGACTGTGAGGGTGCATAATTTCCCTGGGTACATGGTCTTTTCTCTTCAATGGAATTACGTATTTACTACTTGGTTATTATAACTGTACATAGCCTtgatgtacatactgtacacctaGTAATCTGATAAGAGAAGGTACTCTCTGTGGTGCTGAAACGGATCCATAGCTCCAGATGACAAGAATTAGAACAGTCTCTTTTCATTCTGCACCAaagggcgggcgggcgggcagcCTCTTTCTTCAGgggtgcaggtagcctagtggttagagcgttggactagtaaccaaaaaggttgcaagatcgaatccctgagctgagaaggttcaaatctgtcgttctgattCTGAACacggcagttcacccactgttcctaggccatcattgaaaaaaaTTAGTTCTTAGCTGtcaatcagtggaggctgctgagggatgGCTCGTGTTGTCATTATACACCAATGTGAATAAACAGAATACATCAGCAATTAACCGTTTGAAGATATGAACTCAAGAATGTTCAGTCTAACTTCCCTTTCTGTGCTTTATTCAGGTTAAAATTACGTTAGACATTTTAATATTCTAGGACTTCAGTTGCATTACCTTTCCACTTAAACGGAGAACAagcaaattatatatatatatttttttacagtagTCTAAGTGATATATTGTACAAAAAAAAAACTTAGATTTTCTTATCTACTCATTCCTTGTTGAAGTTTAATCTTTCCCCATGGTTATGATACATCACCTTGCTCCAATCATGGGATCAAAACTCTTTCTACAGTGATCTGGACATTCAGCAACTGACACTGTTCAAAGAAATGCACCTTTTATGAATTGATAATAATTTATTTGATGAATTTGCTATGACTGTCTATTGTGTTGGTTAATTTCTTTACAATCAAATGAGGGAAACTTatcacaagtcagagttatacttaaactaaatctttaTTCACTTATTAATAAGGAAGCAGGTCAAGACAACACACAAATATAAAGTGAATCGATTGAGTGCTCTACGATAACGATGGCTGGTCGACGAATCACCCCTAGATGATTCGTTGAGAGCCCGAGACAAAGGTACAAAGGTCTTTTACAGCCCCTTTCAGTCTACATGACAAACAACAAATGTATGGattgggtcacaaggttaagattagTATGAACgatactgtctgctgtgaatAACAAGTATCTGCTGTAAaaacagtagagaccagggtctggccctggggtcatctctccctggtaccaGAAAGAACAGAAACATTAAGTCATGCTATGGAATGCGGTCTCTTTAGGTTATATCACCCAAAAGACATCGGAAATCCCCTGTCAGTGTTAAATCTCCCAGAGGCCCACtttcagttcacacagacacaatagttATAAGAACCCTCTATTATGTTGCATAAAACAgccatttgatgcaataaaagtAGTATAACATAATCTTGTCATTTCTCTCACAGTATTCATACAGTGTTGGGGCATGTTATCCCCCTGTCTGCATGCTaccgtctatctgtctgtctgcctgcctgcctgcatgctGCCATCGGACTGAACCGTAAACATAATGACCGCTGGCCGGGGCTGCTGTCGCACGTCAGTCACTCTATTGCAGGTAGACTCCGTTTTgttcaagaaaacaaaaacaaagtcaATCTTTATGGGAAGCTCAGACTTcctacccactcactctcactaAGTGCTGGTTTCCCAGACCTGGTAGGGAGGGCATCCACTCATCATTCATCCCTGGTCACCAGTGGCATGGAAAGGGGGTTCTTTAACAAGCATTATACATTAACCTCTACCAAACTAAACAAACATGTTTGATTAAATGCAGAAAGTGGATGTTTCACCCCCTGTCCTGCTTTTCCAGCGAACTGGTGTGGGACTATCCTCCGTAGCCTGCCGTGGGCCAGAGGGGACGATTCAGACAAAATAATACAACCATCCATGTGAAAAGGGAGGGGCGTAGGAAGGCAGCAGAGTGCTAGGCCGTGGCCTCGATGGTGCATTCTTTAGCCAGGTGACCAGACTTTCCGCAGTTGTAGCAGTTGACTTCGCTGGCCTTGCTGCACTGGACGGCAACATGGCCGATCTCACCACACctggtgggagacagagaggagagagatttaTAAAGCTGTTCATGGCTGCTCCAAATCAAACATATCACAGGGAAGCAGCTTAACGATACACTGGCCAGTAtaccttgtaaaaaaaaaatatatatgctcACAGGGAAGCAGCTTAACGATACACTGGCCAGTATACcttgtaaaaaaataatatatgtgCTCACAGCCCTTCTAGATGTGTCCTAGTAATGGTGTGCATCTTCGTTAACTCACCTGTAACACTTGACCTTGTCACAGCCCTTCTAGATGTGTCCTAGTAACTGTGTGCATCTTCGATAACTCACCTGTAACACTTGACCTTGTCACAGCCCTTCTAGATGTGTCCTAGTAACTGTGTGCATCTTCGTTAACTCACCTGTAACACTTGACCTTGTCACAGCCCTTCTGGATGTGTCCAAAGCCTCCACAGGAGTAGCACTTCTGCTCGTTGGCATGGTCACAGTCCCGGGCCACATGGCCGGCCTTGCCACAGTTATAACAGACCTGCAATATAACATTATAGTATAACATAACAATTAAGAATATAATCACCGGCCTTGCCACAGTGATAAAACACTTGCATAATATTAGAGGCCTATAAAATCTGCATTGTGGAAAATATGGATGGAATCCAGACGCAGTCAGCATCAGTTGCTGGGACCACTACTATATGTCCAGTCATCCTACCGGTCTGAGGAGCCGTTTGGCAGAGCAGAtaggcagctagctagcagctaggCTATCAAGCTAGCAGGGTTTTCTTGAGGGCTTGAAAGCAGCCTGCAACATGGTTATCCATTACGGCTGGGACAGCGGACTCTCCCGGGCTTGTGGCTGTCTAGAGCACTGCTTGTGGCTGTCTAGAGcataacttccggcgccgactgagatggccgcctcgcttcgcgttcctaggaaactatgcagttttttgttttttaacgTGTCacttcttacattagtaccccaggtcatcttaggtttcattacatacagtcgagaagaactactgaatataagatcagcgtcaactcaccatcagtacgtccaagaatatgttttccgcgacgcggatcctgtgttctgccttacaaacaggacaacggaatggatcgcatgcagcgacccaaggaaacgactccgaaaaagagggaaacgaggcggtgttctggtcagactccgaaaaagggcacatcgcgcaccactccccagcattcttcttgccaatgtccagtctcttgacaacaaggttgacgaaatccgagcaagggtggcattccagagggacatcagagactgcaacgttctctgcttcacggaaacatggcttactgagaagacgctatccgatgcagtgcaagccaacgggtttctccacgcatcgcgccgacagaaacaaacatctctctggtaagaagagtggcgggggcgtatgcctcatgactaacgggacatggtgtgatgaaggaaacatacaggaactcaaatccttctgttcacctgatctagaattcctcacaatcaaatgtagaccgcattatcttccaagagaattctcttcgattataatcacagccgtatatatatccccccccaagcagacacatcgatggctctgaacgaactttatttaactctttgcaaactggaaaccatttatccggaggctgcattcattgtagctggggattttaataaagctaatctgaaaacaagactccctaaattttatcagcatatcgattgcgcaaccaggggtggtaaaaccttggatcattgttactaacttccgcgacgcatataaggccctgcctcgcccccctttcggaaaagctgaccacgactccattttgctgatccctgcctacaggcagaagctaaaacaagaggctcccacgctgaggtctgtccaacgctggtcagaccaagctgactctacacgccaagactgcttccatcacgtggactgggacatgtttcgtattgcgtcagatgaaaatattgacaaatacgctgattcggtgtgcgagttcattagaacatgcgtcgaagatgtcgttcccatagcaacgataaaaacattcccaaaccagaaaccgtggattgatggcagctttcgcgtgaaactgaaagcgcgaaccactgcttttaatcagggcaaggtgtctggtaacatgtccgaatataaacaatgcagctattccctccgcaaggctattaaacaagctaagcgtcagtacagagacaaagtggaatctcaattcaatggctcagacacaagaggcatgtggcagggtctacagtcaatcacggactacaagaagaaacccagcccagtcacggaccaggatgtcttgctcccaggcagactaaataacttttttgcccgctttgaggacaatacagtgccaatgacacggcctgcaacgaaaacatgcggtctctccttcactgcagctgaggtgagtaagacatttaaaacgtgttaaccctctcaatgctgcaggcccagacggcatccccagccgcgccctcagagcatgcgcagaccagctggccggtgtgtttacggacatattccaccattgttcctgttcccaataaagctaaggtaactgagctaaacgactaccgccccgtagcactcacttccgtcatcatgaagtgctttgagggactagtcaaggaccatatcacctccaccctacctgacaccctagacccactccaatttgcttaccgcccaaataggtccacagacgatgcaatctcaaccacactgcacactgccctaacccacctggacaagaggaatacttacgtgagaatgctgttcatcgactacagctcggcattcaacaccatagtaccctcgaagctcgtcatcaagctcgagaccctgggtctcgaccccgccctgtgcaactgggtactggacttcctgacgggccgcccccaggtggtgagggtaggcaacaacatctcctccccgctgatcctcaacacgggggccccacaagggtgcgttctgagccctctcctgtactccctgttcacccacgactgcgtggccacgcacgcctccagctcaatcatcaagtttgcggacgacacaacagtggtaggcttgattaccaacaacgacgagacggcctacagggaggaggtgagggccctcggagtgtggtgtcaggaaaataacctcacactcaacgtcaacaaaactaaggagatgattgtggacttcaggaaacagcagagggaacacccccctatccacatcgatggaacagtagtggagagggtagtaagtgtTAAGTTCCGCggcgtacatatcacagacaaactgaattggtccactcacactgacagcgtcatgaagaaggcgcagcggcgcctcttcaacctcaggaggctgaagaaattgggcttgtcaccaaaagcactcacaaatttctacagatgcacaatcgagagcatcctggcgggctgtatcaccgcctggtacggcaactgctccgacctcaaccgtaaggctctccagagggtagtgaggtctgcacaacgcatcaccgggggcaaactacctgccctccaggacagctacaccacccgatgttacaggaaggccataaagatcatcaaggacatcaaccacccgaaccactgcctgttcaccccgctatcatccagaaggcgaggtcagtacaggtgcatcaaagctgggaccgagagactgaaaaacagcttctatctcaaggccatc
Proteins encoded in this window:
- the LOC124002670 gene encoding CCHC-type zinc finger nucleic acid binding protein-like, producing the protein MSSNECFGCGRTGHWIKNCPNAGRGRGKGRGRGKDLFCYRCGEPGHVARDCERTEDACYNCGRGGHISRDCKEPKKEREQVCYNCGKAGHVARDCDHANEQKCYSCGGFGHIQKGCDKVKCYRCGEIGHVAVQCSKASEVNCYNCGKSGHLAKECTIEATA